The Hordeum vulgare subsp. vulgare chromosome 4H, MorexV3_pseudomolecules_assembly, whole genome shotgun sequence genomic interval TCATAAGTGAGAGATGGTAGTCCGTATTTGGTGATTGCCGTGCAGGTAATGCAAATGCAAAACTGTTTTGATTGTAATTGGGATTTGGGAGGGACCCACGGTCGCCGGCACACCCTCGATGACGGACCCAAGAAATGAAGAAGCATCATCGATGATCCATTTGGCGTGTGTGGAAGCTTCGGCCAGAAAGCAGAGCCGGCACCCCAAACCGACGAAAATGACAAGCTTGTTTAAGCGAGTCGCCGTTGCCGTCTCCCCCTCCCCGCTTTCGGAGCCTGTTTGCATCCAGAATTTCTTGACCAGCTAAGCTACCGGCTGCGCTACTCCGAGTCTACGTATGACAGCTTTGTTTCTGCACTAATTAAACCGCATATTACATTAACTAAGTTAAGCCGCctataaataaacaaaaactaACAGCTCGGTTGGCTTCATTCCCTTGTCTTCTCTCTATCATTTCGCGGGACTAATAACAAGCTTGTGGGAGGAGGGAGCTTTATCAAATGCCAtcctaataataagaagaaattgAACCGtgaccttttttttttttttggagaaggaaattgAACCGTGACCTGATCAAATTTCTGCTTGCCTTTGATGACTTGACTAATAACTAATATCGATTGCTTGTTagactttttttttatttctagaCTACTCCATTAGAGAGTTGGGTCATGAGACAGGAGAGGAGCAGCCCCCAAACCCAAACAAACAAGAGAAACAAAGCCTAGAGgtctctccctccctcgctcaTCCAAACGGTGCTTTTGTCCTCACCAACTCCCCTCCGCCAGATTTTAAGCGCCACGAGCAAACCATTTCAGCAAGATCGCGTATCTTTTCTCTGCTTGCTTCCgcttcgtctccctctcctctcctctcctcccctgAAATAAAAATTCctctgcagcagcagcagcagcagcagctcatCTTCAATGCAACACTCGCCATAGTTACTACCACGCATCCACTTCAACCCAACCACTGCTCTGTTCTGCTCTGCTTCCTTCCTTCCTCCCCTGTTTGTTTCTTGAACCCAAACCCAGCTCAAAATCGGACCTTGGCGAGCGTCCCCATGGGCGGGGAGTCCAGGCTCTCCCACTGACGCGGCTGGTCCGGCCGGTCAGCGCGCGCCATGGCCGAGGACCATGGATCGTCGCGGCACATGTCGTCCATGTCCATGTCGCACAAGGAGCTGGGAGACGACGACGCGCGGGTGGTGCATGTGGGCGACGCGGACCGCACCAACGAGCGCCTCGAGTTCGCCGGGAACGCCGTGCGCACCGCCAAGTACTCGCCGCTCACCTTCCTGCCGCGGAACCTGTTCGAGCAGTTCCACCGCCTCGCCTACATCTATTTCCTAGTCATCGCCGTGCTCAACCAGCTCCCCCAGCTCGCGGTCTTCGGCCGCGGGGCCTCCGTCATGCCGCTCGCCCTGGTCCTCGCGGTCACCGCCGTCAAGGACGCGTACGAGGACTGGCGCCGCCACCGCTCCGACCGCGCCGAGAATAACCGCCTCGCCGCTGTCCTGTCTCCCGGCGCCGGCGCCCAATTCGTACCCACCGAGTGGAAGCACGTCCGCGTCGGAGACGTCGTCCGGGTCGGTGCCAACGAGTCGCCCCCAGCGGACATGGTCCTCCTGGCCACCAGCGACACCACCGGCGTCGCCTACGTGCAGACGCTCAACCTTGACGGCGAGTCCAACCTAAAGACTCGCTACGCTAAGCAAGAAACCCTCACGACGCCGCTCGAGCATCTCGCCGGCACCGTCGTCAGGTGCGAGCGCCCGAACCGCAACATCTACGGCTTCCAGGCCAACCTGGAGCTCCAGGGGGAGAGCCGCCGGATACCACTCGGCCCGTCCAACATATTGCTGCGCGGCTGCGACCTCAAGAACACGTCCTGGGCCGTGGGCGTGGTGGTCTACGCGGGGCGCGAGACCAAGGCGATGCTGAACAACGCGGGCACGCCGACCAAGCGCAGCCGCGTCGAGACGCAGATGAACCGCGAGACGCTCTTCCTCTCCGGCATCCTCATCGTGCTCTGCTCGGCTGTGGCCACGCTCACGGGCGTCTGGCTGCGCACCCACCAGGCCGACCTGGAGCTCGCGCAGTTCTTTCATAAGAAGGACTACCTGAAGGTCGGCAAGGACGGCAACGAGAACTACAACTACTACGGCATCGCGGCGCAGATCGTGTTCAACTTCCTCATGGCGGTGATCGTGTTCCAGATCATGATACCCATCTCGCTCTACATCTCCATGGAGCTGGTGAGGCTCGGGCAGGCATACTTCATGATCCGGGACGCCAAGCTGTACGACGCGTCGACCGACTCGAGGTTCCAGTGTAGGGCTCTCAACATCAACGAGGACCTGGGGCAGGTCAAGTGCGTCTTCTCCGATAAGACCGGCACGCTGACGCAGAACAAGATGGAGTTCCGGTGCGCAAGCATCGATGGCGTCGATTACAGCGACGTCGCACGGCAGCGACCTGTCGGTAGGGCTAGCTTCTCTCTTATTTCTCGGTAAATTCCATCGAGTGGAGGAGTCCGGGATTGGGATTTGATGGCCTTTGATTCATGGCAGAGGGCGAGCCGGCTTGGGTGCCAAAGGTGCCGGTGAACGTCGACAGAGAAGTGATGGAGCTGGTGAGGAATGGGGGTGCTACGGAGCAAGGGATGAACGCCGGAGAGTTCTTTCTCGCCCTGGCAACGTGCAACACCATTGTTCCTTTGATCGTTGATGGCCCTGACCCAAAGAAGAAGGTGATTGACTACCAAGGCGAGTCGCCGGACGAGCAGGCATTGGTTTCTGCCGCCGCGGCGTATGGCTTTGTGCTCGTTGAGCGAAGCTCCGGGCACATTGTCATTGATGTCCTTGGTCAGAAGCAGAGGTATACATCATTGATGATAGATTTGCATTGGGAATAAGGACAAACTGACCATGGGAATTTTGCTTTCATTTGATGATAGACTAGCACAGTTTGCCGTTAGTTTGTGTCTTATACTAGTTGGGGAAGTTTCGTTGGTTTGTGGCCGTTGCTTgcatctctctttttttgggcctgCACGACATGTGGTTCAGTCCATTTGTGGTAGTAAGGCAACCGCAGAACTTCAGATATTGCTGCACCTAAACTAACAGTGGTTGATGACTGCAATAGGTTGAGTCGATTCCCTTTTTTTTTTTGGGTACATTTAGAATGTGCAACGTATGCTTCTGTTTGCTTCAGTCCTTTGTGCGTCTGCCCATTACTAATAACTTTCACAAAACATTTAATCTCCTTTTCTGGACTTATTGTGCAGGTTTGATGTCCTTGGTCTTCATGAGTTTGACAGCGATCGCAAGAGGATGTCAGTTATAATTGGCTGCCCGGACAAGACTGTCAAGCTGTTTGTAAAAGGCGCAGATAGTTCCATGTTTGGAATCATCGACAAAACACTGAATCCAGATGTTGTCCAGGCAACTGAGAAACACCTCCATTCATATTCGTCAGTCGGCCTGCGAACGCTTGTCATCGGTGTGCGGGAACTTAGCCAGGCAGAGTTTCAGGAGTGGCAAATGGCTTACGAGAAGGCTAGCACTGCATTATTAGGCAGAGGCAATCTCCTACGCAGTGTGGCCGCCAACATTGAAAGGAACATGCGCCTGCTGGGAGCCTCCGGTGTCGAAGACAAGCTGCAAGATGGGGTTCCTGAAGCAATTGAGAAACTAAGGGAAGCAGGCATTAAGGTTTGGGTGCTGACAGGTGACAAACAAGAAACTGCCATCTCCATTGGCTATTCCTGCAAGCTTCTGACAAGGGACATGACACAGATTGTAATCAATAGTAATTCAAGAGAGTCATGCAGAAAAAGTCTGGATGATGCCATCTCCATGGTTAACAAACTTCGGTCGCTATCTTCAGACTCTCAATCTAGAGTTCCCCTCGCTTTGATCATTGACGGTAACAGTCTCGTCTACATTTTTGACACAGACCGGGAGGAGAAGGTATGCAATCACACTAGCATCTGTATAAGCGCAGTGATTTTCCCACAAAAAGAAAAACAGTCATTTTCTTGTAAATAACCCATGAAATGTCAACTTTGCAGCTTTTTGAAGTCGCGATAGCGTGCGATGTTGTTCTATGTTGTCGAGTGGCTCCTCTACAGAAGGCTGGGATTGTTGATTTAATAAAGAAGCGAACAAGTGACATGACTCTAGCTATTGGAGATGGTACATTTTTTGTTTCAAACTAGTTCAGCACTTTCATCAATTGCTCCGAactatttgttttttgttattaaTCTGAAGAAGTATCACCTTTTCAGGTGCAAATGATGTGTCCATGATCCAAATGGCCGATGTTGGCATTGGCATCAGTGGTCAAGAAGGAAGGCAAGCTGTGATGGCCTCAGATTTTGCCATGGGGCAGTTTCGATTTTTGGTCCCACTGTTGTTAGTTCATGGCCACTGGAACTACCAGAGAATGAGCTACATGATCCTATACAACTTTTACAGAAATGCTACTTTTGTCTTTGTGCTTTTCTGGTAAGTGCATTCCCTTTATTACCAAGTTCGTTCAATGTGCACTTAGAAATATACCTAAACCACGATAGCCATTGCAGGTATGTACTTTACACTGGTTATACCCTGTCAACAGCAATAAATGAGTGGAGCAGTGTGTTATACTCTGTGGTCTATACCTCTGCGCCGACTGTCATTGTCGCCATTCTCGATAAGGATCTGAGTCGAAGGACATTGCTGAAATATCCCCAACTCTACGGTGCGGGGCAGCGCGAGGAGAGTTACAATCTAAGATTATTCATTTTCATCATGGTAGACTCCGTTTGGCAGAGCGTTGCAGTTTTCTTCATCCCTTACCTCGCATACAAAAACAGCGCAATCGACAGCGGTAGCCTGGGAGACCTGTGGACACTGTCTGTTGTCATTCTTGTCAACATTCACCTTGCCATGGATGTCATTAGATGGACTTGGGTCACTCATGCAGCAATATGGGGCAGTATTGTGGCGACATGGATTTGCGTTATCATCATAGACTCCATACCTACCTTGCCCGGTTTCTGGTACGTACTCATCCTTATTGATCCTTATTATTTGCTTGCCTACTGGAAAAAAGAAAACCTACATGCTCTCCAAATTTGAAACTGTATCCTACATGATTTCTGATTCTCTAATTGAATCACAGGGCAATCTATAAGGTGATGGGAACTGCATTGTTCTGGGCATTGCTTCTTGCGGTGATTGTGGTTGGAATGATCCCTCATTTCGCTGCAAAGGCCATCAGGGAACATTTCATGCCCAATGACATCCAGATtgcgagagagatggagaagtcgcAAGATTCTCGTGATGTTTATCATCCAGAAGTCCAGATGAGTACATCCACTCGAGCGTAGGAGTAGGGGATATTTGTTCATTCGAGTAGGCTAGAGTTAcacctctctctttctgaagaaatTACACCTTTTCCTTGGTTCTTTTTGTTGTGTGTATATAAAGCAATTCTTTTGGCAGTGAGCATGcttcttgttgcttgctactcTGTCAACTATCCAAAGGATAGATTTCTTGTAGCCATGCCGTGCATCCGCCTGCATTTTTTTTTGTTACTTTATACGAAAAGAACCGTACAGGAGTTAATTGTACATATTCAGGAACTGATTTATATTATGAACattctgaaactgatgatactGATTTCCTTGAGCTAACGTACAAGCATTGCGTTTGTTGGGTGCATAAATAGACATACGGAACAGCCATACGTTTTTACCGTGCTAGAGCATTTCTAACCGATGCCCTGTAATCCTTTAGTAGAGGATAATAGCCGGCTATACGTGGCCATGGGAAACCTGACCCGGTTGGCCCGGCCCAATCAAGCCCGATCCGGCCTGACACGACCTTGCCCACGGACCGGGCTTGGTCCTAGATTTTGAGTCCGTCGGGCTTACCGGGCCGGGCTCGGACCTAAAAAACCCCGACTTTACGCCTACATCGGGCCGGGCTTCTTCAGGCTCGGGCCCAAAAACTAGGCTCGACGGTCAGGTCGGGCTTCTTCAGGCTCGGCCCGGGCTTGGGCCCAAAAACTAGGATTGACGGTTGGGCCGGGCCGGGTTCGGACCGAGTTTTGTACCACGGGCTTTTCTAGGCACGACCCGAGTTTTGGCCAGGTATATAGGCGGCTAACTCGAACTAGCCGAAGTAGCAAGTTAGGGGAGGAAAAAAAATCCTCCCTCGCCCGAAAACTCTCCCATCTCTTAAGTATACTTGGCCTCGGCAGCCCAAAGTAAAAAATTTGCCCTCCTCTCTTGCGTGAGCGAGCAAGGGAGTATCGAGCAAAGGGGCGAAAACAAAAAAGTTGTCACCTGTATTGCAGGTTGATTTTAAATAACGTGAGGGTTTATTTCCCGTAAGAAGTCTATGACGGTGAACCGATAGAAGCAatgcgtgctttattattaggtaaaggttGATCCTTTTGTGTTGTTCGAATGGGGGTTgcgtgatggttaattcctccTAACCTTCTCCCTAAGGTCATGCgaataatactttgcttcgagggCTTTGAatttttcacaataagtatatgagttctttataatTAATGTAAGTTCATGAATTATATGTACTTTCACCCTTCCGCATATTGCTAGCCTTTTCGGTACCACACATTGCCTTTTTTCACTTTGAGAGTTGACGCAAACTTCGCTGGTACATTCAAACtccgtgatatgatacgctctaccACACATAAGCCtctttatatcttcctcaaaacaaacgtcatacctacctatttttgcattttcatagccattccgagatatattttcaTGCAACttccttttggaaatatgccctagaggcaataataaagtgtttattattatatttcctagttcatgacaattgtctattattcatgctataattgtattacggTTCaggaaaaccgtaatacatgtctgaatatatagatcacaatgtgtccctagtgagcctctagttgactagctcgttgatcaatagatgatcatggtttcctgatcatggacattggatgtcattgataacggtatcacatcattagggaatgatgtgatggacaagacccaatcctaagcatagcactagatcgtgttgttcgtcttctaaagcttttctaatgtcaagtatcatttccttagaccatgagattgtgcaactcccggataccgtaggagtgctttggatttatcaaacgtcacaacgtaactgggtgattataaaggtgcactacgggtatctccgaaagtgtgtgttgggttgtatgaatcgagactgggatttgtcactttgtgtgacggcgaggtatctctgggcccactcagtaattcatcatcatattaagctcagtgtgactaaggagttagccacgggatgatgtgttacgaaacgaataaacagacttgccggtaacgatattgaacaaggtatggggatatcgatgatcgaatctcggacaagtttcataccggtagacaaagggaattgcatacgtgattgattgaatccttgacatcgtggttcatccgatgaggtcatcgtggaacatgtgggaaccaacatggatatccagaccccgctgttggttattgatcggagaggtgtctcggtcatgtctgcatctctcccgaacccgtagggtctacacacttaaggttcgatgacgctagggttatagggaaatagtgtgtgtggttacctaaggttgttcggagtcccggatgagatcccgaacgtcacggggagtttcggaatggtccggaggtaaagattgatatataggaagtgaggttttggtcaccggaataagTTTCCAGCGACACAGGTAACGTAcccggaccaccgaaagggttccggggtccaccgggaaagGCCTACAACCATGAAAGGGTATTTGGGCCAagaggtggatgggaaccagcccaaagtgggctcgtGCGCCATcaccacccagcccaaggcgcaaggaggCAAGGTGGGCCAAAACCCTAGGGTGTGGGGGCTtgtcttgggtggcaagccacccctagagcTGTCGCACCCTTTCCCCGACCGCCGCCCCTTGCCTCCCATCTAGGaggctgccacaccacctagggggaaaccctaggatggccggcccctctccctccctcctatatatacccaaggttttgggagggctgcacacaaatTCTTCTCCCTCCAAGGCACAACactacccttcctcctcctcatcctcctcatagcttggcgaagccctgccggagttaccacgcagctccatcgtcaccacgccgtcgtgctgtcagaGCTCTCCGTcaacctctcctccttccttgctggatcaaggcgttggagacgtcaccgggctacacgtgtgttgaacgtggaggcaccGTCATTcgatgcatagatcggaatctaccgcgatctgaattactgcgtgtacgactccatcaaccgcgttcatagtaacgcttccgcttagagatcttcaaaggtatgaatatgctctacccctttgctcgttgctggtttctccatagatagatccttgcatggcgtaggaacttttttgaaattactacgatccccaacagtggcatccgagccaaggttctatgtgtagattctatgcacgagtagaacacaaaagttgtgggcgttgacttgtcaattttcttgccgttactagtcttatcttgattcggcggcatcgtgggatgaagcggcccggaccgactttacacgtactcttacgtgagactggttccaccggccgacatgcacttgttccataaggtggctagcgggtgtctgtctctcccacttctgtcggatcggattcgatgaagagggtccttatgaagggtaaatatcattggaatatcaatgttgtggctgtcacgtaggtaagaaacgttcttgctagaaaccctcacCAGCCATgtaaaaacttgcaacaacaattagaggacgtctaacttgtttttgcagggtatgctaggtgatgtgatatggccaaaaggatgtgatgttacatatgtgatgcatgagattgatcatattcttgtaataggattcacgacttgcatgtcgatgagtatgaaaactggcaggagccataggagttgtcttaatttattgtatgagatgcaacgccatgttgattactttactttatcgctaacggttagctatagtagtagaagtaatagttggcgtgatgactccacgaagacacaatgatggagatcatgatgatggagatcatgatgatggagatcatggtgttatgccggtgacgatgatgatcatggtgccccaaagatggtgatcaaaggagcaagatgatgttggccatatcatgtcactatatgattgcatgtgatgtttatcatcttttacatcttattgcttagaacgacggtagcaaaaataatatgacccctcattaaaatttcgagatatgtattcccctaagtgtgcaccattgcgaagattcgttgtttcgaagcaccatgtgttgatcgggtgtgatatattctaacgttcgcgtacaacgggtgtaagccagtttacacacgcagaacacttaggttgactcgatgagcctagcatgtacagacatggcctcggatacgggagaccaaaaggtcgaacatgagtcgtatggttgatacgatcagcatagagatgctcaccattgatgaataGTCtgcctcacgtgatgatcagacacgggctagtcgacgtggatcatgtgtcacttggatgactagagggatgccgatataagtgggagttcattagtaatttgtttAGATAAACTTAATTATCatcaacttagtctaaaagtgtctttacaaatattgtagatccaatggccaatgcaaTGTCTcgttcaacttcaacgcattcctagagaaaaccaagctgaaagacgacaagagcaactatgcggattgggctcataacttaaagctcatcctcaatgctgccaagaaggcatatgtccttactgcaccgctaggtgatcctcccattcccGCGGCATATCAAGATGCTAGGAACGCCTGGTAGTTTCGGAGTGATGATTACTCTCTCGttaagtgcggcatgctttacagtttagaaccggggctccaaaggctttttgagcaacacagagcatatgagatgtttgaggagctgaaacttgtttttcaagctcatgcccgggtcgagagatatgaagtcttcgacaagttctttagctgtaagatggaggagaatagttatgtgagtgagcacatactcagaatgtgtgggttgcacaaccgcttgactcagttgggagttgaacttccggatgatgtggtcattgacagaatcctccagtcgcttccacctagctataaaggctttgtgatgaattacaacatgcaagggatggagaagactattcccgagttgtattcaatgctgaaatctgcggaagtagaaatcaagaaagagcatcaagtgttgatggtcaataagaccatcagtttcaagaagggcaagggcaagaaaagattcaagaaagacggcaaagtagtTGCCACGCCCGGTGAgccagttgtcgggaagaagccaaagaaaggacctaagcccgagactgagtgctattactgaaagggaaccggtcactcgaagcggaattgccccaagtacttagcggacaagaagggcggcaacgtcaaaggtatatgtgatataattgttattggtgtgtaccttaccaacgctcctagtagctcctgggtatttgataccagtgatgttgctcacatttgcaactctaagcaggaaccacggaacaagcgtaggctagctaaggacgaggtgatgatgcgcgtcggtaatggttccaaggtcgatgtgatcgccgtcggcacgctacctctacctttgggattagttataaaccttaataattgttatttagtaccaactttaagcatgaacattatatcgggatctcgcttgatgcaagatggatactcatttaaatatgagaataatggttgttc includes:
- the LOC123448747 gene encoding phospholipid-transporting ATPase 1-like, which translates into the protein MAEDHGSSRHMSSMSMSHKELGDDDARVVHVGDADRTNERLEFAGNAVRTAKYSPLTFLPRNLFEQFHRLAYIYFLVIAVLNQLPQLAVFGRGASVMPLALVLAVTAVKDAYEDWRRHRSDRAENNRLAAVLSPGAGAQFVPTEWKHVRVGDVVRVGANESPPADMVLLATSDTTGVAYVQTLNLDGESNLKTRYAKQETLTTPLEHLAGTVVRCERPNRNIYGFQANLELQGESRRIPLGPSNILLRGCDLKNTSWAVGVVVYAGRETKAMLNNAGTPTKRSRVETQMNRETLFLSGILIVLCSAVATLTGVWLRTHQADLELAQFFHKKDYLKVGKDGNENYNYYGIAAQIVFNFLMAVIVFQIMIPISLYISMELVRLGQAYFMIRDAKLYDASTDSRFQCRALNINEDLGQVKCVFSDKTGTLTQNKMEFRCASIDGVDYSDVARQRPVEGEPAWVPKVPVNVDREVMELVRNGGATEQGMNAGEFFLALATCNTIVPLIVDGPDPKKKVIDYQGESPDEQALVSAAAAYGFVLVERSSGHIVIDVLGQKQRFDVLGLHEFDSDRKRMSVIIGCPDKTVKLFVKGADSSMFGIIDKTLNPDVVQATEKHLHSYSSVGLRTLVIGVRELSQAEFQEWQMAYEKASTALLGRGNLLRSVAANIERNMRLLGASGVEDKLQDGVPEAIEKLREAGIKVWVLTGDKQETAISIGYSCKLLTRDMTQIVINSNSRESCRKSLDDAISMVNKLRSLSSDSQSRVPLALIIDGNSLVYIFDTDREEKLFEVAIACDVVLCCRVAPLQKAGIVDLIKKRTSDMTLAIGDGANDVSMIQMADVGIGISGQEGRQAVMASDFAMGQFRFLVPLLLVHGHWNYQRMSYMILYNFYRNATFVFVLFWYVLYTGYTLSTAINEWSSVLYSVVYTSAPTVIVAILDKDLSRRTLLKYPQLYGAGQREESYNLRLFIFIMVDSVWQSVAVFFIPYLAYKNSAIDSGSLGDLWTLSVVILVNIHLAMDVIRWTWVTHAAIWGSIVATWICVIIIDSIPTLPGFWAIYKVMGTALFWALLLAVIVVGMIPHFAAKAIREHFMPNDIQIAREMEKSQDSRDVYHPEVQMSTSTRA